The following coding sequences are from one Arcobacter nitrofigilis DSM 7299 window:
- a CDS encoding 4Fe-4S binding protein — protein MSKSIKEMGWDELVPGAALFSFDQVIDYTLAETNPEDRTYAETNSKNLYVGDWRVMKPVWNTELCIDCQNCWIYCPDSAVISRNKEIQGIDYDHCKGCGICVEVCPTNPKSLMMFNETEKNELALTKWPVKKEKGEK, from the coding sequence ATGAGTAAATCAATAAAAGAAATGGGATGGGATGAATTAGTACCTGGGGCGGCACTTTTTTCATTTGACCAAGTAATTGACTATACCTTAGCTGAGACAAACCCAGAAGATAGAACCTATGCAGAGACAAACTCTAAAAATCTTTATGTGGGGGATTGGCGAGTAATGAAGCCCGTATGGAATACTGAATTATGTATTGACTGTCAAAACTGTTGGATTTATTGTCCAGATAGTGCAGTAATTTCAAGAAATAAAGAGATACAAGGTATAGATTATGACCACTGTAAAGGTTGTGGAATCTGTGTTGAAGTATGTCCTACCAATCCAAAATCATTGATGATGTTTAATGAAACAGAAAAAAATGAATTAGCACTTACAAAGTGGCCTGTTAAAAAAGAAAAAGGTGAAAAATAA
- a CDS encoding pyruvate flavodoxin oxidoreductase subunit gamma yields MLEIRWHSRAGQGAVTGAKGLGSVVAETGKEVQAFAFYGSAKRGASMTAYNRIDDKQIINHEKFMEPNFVFILDPALAFTDDFTANETEDTKYIITTHLSKEELIEAIPALHGRENRTFILDCLQISQETIGRPIPNTPMLGAFMKVSGMFELDYFQNAMKSVLKKLPQKIIDANMIAIERAYNEVH; encoded by the coding sequence ATGTTAGAAATTAGATGGCACAGTAGAGCAGGACAAGGGGCGGTTACTGGTGCAAAAGGTCTAGGTTCAGTTGTAGCAGAAACGGGGAAAGAAGTTCAAGCTTTTGCATTTTATGGATCTGCAAAAAGAGGTGCTTCTATGACTGCTTATAACAGAATAGATGACAAACAAATCATAAACCATGAGAAATTCATGGAACCAAACTTTGTATTTATATTAGACCCAGCATTAGCATTTACAGATGACTTTACAGCTAATGAAACTGAAGATACTAAATACATAATCACAACACACCTTAGTAAAGAAGAGTTAATAGAAGCAATTCCAGCTTTACATGGTAGAGAAAACAGAACATTTATACTAGATTGTTTGCAAATTTCTCAAGAAACAATAGGAAGACCTATTCCAAATACACCAATGCTTGGGGCATTTATGAAAGTAAGTGGTATGTTTGAATTGGATTATTTCCAAAATGCGATGAAATCAGTGCTTAAAAAACTTCCTCAAAAGATAATCGATGCAAATATGATTGCTATTGAGAGAGCATACAATGAAGTACATTAA
- a CDS encoding HAD family hydrolase encodes MENVILFDLDGTLIDSTDAIVSTFHHSFEVMNYQYTGNDEDIKSLIGYPLEIMYMELGIEKELAWDYVAAYKQRYKQISTKKTLLLENAKEALEKASKFARLSVVTTKTGAYTIPLLEHFDILKYFEVITGREHVENPKPHPEPILKTLNQMNIKKGSNVWMVGDTHLDLISANGAEINCVGVLCGYGKEEDLRELTNFVTSNSLAAVELIQKYTLKT; translated from the coding sequence TTGGAAAATGTAATACTATTTGATTTAGATGGAACATTGATTGATTCTACAGATGCTATTGTATCTACCTTTCACCACTCTTTTGAAGTAATGAATTATCAATACACGGGAAATGATGAAGATATCAAATCACTTATTGGATACCCTTTAGAAATAATGTACATGGAATTAGGTATTGAAAAAGAATTGGCTTGGGATTATGTTGCTGCATACAAACAAAGATATAAACAAATATCAACTAAAAAAACCCTTCTACTTGAAAATGCAAAAGAAGCTTTAGAAAAAGCAAGTAAATTTGCAAGATTATCAGTAGTGACAACTAAAACAGGAGCTTACACTATTCCCTTGTTAGAGCACTTTGATATTCTAAAATACTTTGAGGTAATCACAGGAAGAGAACATGTAGAAAATCCAAAACCTCATCCAGAACCTATATTAAAAACACTAAACCAAATGAATATAAAAAAAGGCTCAAATGTTTGGATGGTAGGAGATACTCACTTAGACTTAATTTCTGCAAATGGAGCTGAAATAAATTGTGTGGGAGTATTATGTGGATATGGTAAAGAAGAAGACTTAAGAGAACTTACAAATTTTGTTACTTCTAATTCTCTTGCAGCAGTGGAACTAATTCAAAAATATACTCTAAAAACTTAG
- a CDS encoding peptide-binding protein, whose product MKKLTLLLFTICCLLNTTNASTLNMSITSSPIRLNTILANDSASSEISGWIFNGLFKYDKNGQVTTDLASSYKFIDSTHLVINLKKNVLWQDGKKFTADDVIFTYEKINDPKVFTTIKSYFKEVKSLSKINNYTVEVVYKKPYFKALEIWMFGIIPKHILKDEKDLMTSSFNKHPIGTGPYKIDGFKLGSDIRLYAFDKYFEGRPKIDELNFKFLPDANTSFLYLKQGKLDLGGLSPLQIDRQIDKEFEKHYQIIEKPAFSYDYLGFNLKKKKFQDIRVRRALSLAINREEIIDILFFGHGKVCNGPFLPGTFAYDDTIKPIKQNIKEAKRLLKLAGYDENHPLSFEVITNTGNDIRINATQIIQYQLAKIGVKMKIRVMEWQAFLNTVVHPKNFEAIVLGWNLALMPDAYPLWHSESMKKGGFNLVSYSNKEVDELIVKGATTIDKKKLSKIYKKIFRIIAHDTPYLFLYIPNSITVVSKKIKNIEPSFIGITHNQKDWIKEDD is encoded by the coding sequence ATGAAAAAGTTAACTCTTCTATTATTTACTATTTGCTGTTTATTAAACACTACAAATGCTAGTACTTTAAATATGTCCATAACTAGTTCACCTATTAGATTAAATACAATATTGGCAAATGACTCAGCTAGTAGTGAAATTTCTGGTTGGATATTTAATGGCTTATTTAAATATGACAAAAATGGACAAGTAACTACAGACCTTGCATCTTCATATAAATTTATTGATTCTACTCACTTAGTAATAAATCTTAAAAAAAATGTATTATGGCAAGATGGGAAAAAATTCACAGCTGATGATGTAATCTTTACTTATGAAAAAATAAATGACCCAAAAGTTTTTACTACAATCAAGTCATATTTTAAAGAAGTAAAAAGCCTATCCAAAATAAATAATTACACAGTAGAAGTTGTTTATAAAAAGCCCTACTTCAAAGCCTTAGAAATTTGGATGTTTGGTATAATCCCAAAACATATTTTAAAAGATGAAAAAGACCTTATGACAAGCTCTTTTAATAAACACCCAATAGGAACAGGTCCATATAAAATTGATGGCTTTAAATTAGGAAGTGATATAAGACTTTATGCCTTTGATAAATATTTTGAAGGTAGACCAAAAATTGATGAACTAAATTTTAAATTTTTGCCAGATGCCAATACCTCTTTTTTATATTTAAAACAAGGCAAACTTGATCTAGGAGGATTAAGTCCACTACAAATAGATAGACAAATAGATAAAGAGTTTGAAAAGCATTATCAAATAATAGAAAAACCAGCATTTTCTTATGATTATCTAGGTTTTAATTTAAAGAAAAAAAAGTTTCAAGATATAAGAGTAAGAAGAGCTTTATCCCTAGCCATAAATAGAGAAGAGATAATAGATATTTTATTTTTTGGTCATGGGAAAGTTTGTAATGGACCTTTTTTACCAGGGACATTTGCTTATGATGATACAATTAAACCTATAAAACAAAATATAAAAGAGGCAAAACGTTTATTAAAACTTGCAGGTTATGATGAAAACCATCCTCTTAGCTTTGAAGTTATTACAAATACAGGAAATGATATAAGAATAAATGCAACTCAAATCATTCAATACCAATTGGCAAAGATCGGTGTTAAGATGAAAATAAGAGTCATGGAGTGGCAAGCATTTTTAAATACAGTTGTTCATCCTAAAAATTTTGAAGCCATTGTATTAGGTTGGAATTTAGCTCTTATGCCAGATGCTTATCCCTTATGGCATAGTGAATCTATGAAAAAAGGTGGATTTAATTTAGTAAGCTACTCAAATAAAGAAGTAGATGAGCTTATTGTAAAAGGAGCAACTACTATTGATAAAAAGAAATTAAGTAAAATATACAAAAAAATCTTTCGTATAATTGCCCATGATACACCATATTTGTTTTTATATATTCCAAACTCAATTACGGTAGTTAGTAAAAAAATAAAAAATATAGAACCATCTTTTATAGGAATAACTCATAATCAAAAAGATTGGATAAAAGAAGATGATTAA
- the rpsI gene encoding 30S ribosomal protein S9, with protein MAKVYATGRRKSSIAKVWLEAGNGQVSINGQTLDAWLGGHEAIKKRVMRPLEVSKQESSVNIVVKTLGGGYSAQADAAKHGISRALVAFDEQFRAVLKPYGLLTRDARSVERKKYGKKKARKSTQFSKR; from the coding sequence ATGGCAAAAGTATACGCAACTGGAAGAAGAAAATCTTCTATCGCAAAAGTATGGTTAGAAGCTGGTAATGGACAAGTTTCTATTAATGGTCAAACTTTAGACGCATGGTTAGGTGGACACGAAGCTATCAAAAAAAGAGTAATGAGACCTTTAGAAGTATCTAAACAAGAATCTTCTGTAAATATCGTTGTTAAAACTCTTGGTGGAGGATATTCTGCACAAGCTGATGCTGCTAAACATGGTATTTCAAGAGCATTAGTTGCATTTGATGAACAATTTAGAGCTGTTTTAAAACCTTATGGATTACTAACTAGAGATGCAAGATCTGTAGAGAGAAAAAAATACGGAAAGAAAAAAGCAAGAAAATCTACTCAATTCTCGAAAAGATAA
- the rplM gene encoding 50S ribosomal protein L13, with protein sequence MKFTQMAKATEIDRDWVIIDATDKVFGRIITEVATILRGKNKTNYTPHVDCGDNVIIINATKAKFSGTKLETKNYYTHSGYFGSTKTHKMSDMFEQNPEKLYKLAARGMLPKTKLGKSMLKKLKVYAGSEHPHTAQIKG encoded by the coding sequence ATGAAATTCACTCAAATGGCAAAAGCCACTGAAATTGATAGAGATTGGGTTATTATTGATGCAACTGATAAAGTATTTGGTAGAATCATTACTGAAGTTGCTACAATCTTAAGAGGTAAAAATAAAACTAATTATACTCCTCATGTAGACTGTGGAGATAACGTAATTATCATAAATGCAACAAAAGCAAAATTTTCTGGAACTAAACTAGAAACTAAAAATTACTATACACACTCAGGTTATTTTGGTAGTACAAAAACTCACAAAATGTCTGATATGTTTGAACAAAATCCTGAAAAGCTATACAAATTAGCAGCAAGAGGGATGTTACCAAAAACTAAACTTGGTAAATCAATGTTAAAAAAATTAAAAGTATACGCAGGTAGCGAACACCCTCACACTGCGCAAATTAAAGGATAA
- a CDS encoding sensor histidine kinase: MLKIHQFFLRSFILIFLSILILISIVIYFWSKTIYLEQIEKNILSNINTLSIALPNLDNIDKKVKEIKEATNLRVTIINSKGKVIAETDKDKTLMENHLNREEVIDAKLSDYGEISRHSDTLNKDLLYIAKEVKIDGQNYYIRMSSDISTIKEYFIKLSLQLIAIFSIFLLLAFIVSYYISNEIKKETDNILHFLISLTKKRESISLSVFHTKEFFTINRLLNKVALRLQKKEKTKAKHTAKLKLANKQKDEIISAISHEFKNPIAIITGYVQTLQNDKDLPEQMRNKFLSKIDSNANKMTQIIDKLRLVLKLEEGKEHIEKRKIHLKDVCTTLCIDLKDKYPNRTIEIKGDNYLLEADETLLSMAISNLVENALKYSENTVTIEITDKYLKVIDLGIGISEMELLKITDKFYRVSQNGWNNSLGLGLFIVNSILVLHDFKLEIHSVYAQGSEFIIKY, translated from the coding sequence TTGTTAAAAATTCACCAGTTTTTCCTTAGAAGTTTTATCCTTATCTTTTTATCAATACTTATATTAATCTCGATTGTAATTTATTTCTGGTCTAAAACAATATATTTAGAACAAATTGAAAAAAATATATTATCAAATATCAATACCCTTTCAATTGCACTTCCAAATTTAGATAATATTGATAAAAAAGTAAAAGAGATAAAAGAAGCAACTAATCTTAGAGTTACTATTATTAATTCAAAGGGAAAAGTTATTGCAGAAACAGACAAAGACAAAACACTTATGGAAAATCACCTAAATAGAGAAGAAGTCATTGATGCTAAACTTAGTGATTATGGAGAGATTTCAAGACATTCAGATACTTTAAATAAAGATTTACTTTATATTGCAAAAGAAGTAAAAATTGATGGACAAAATTATTATATAAGAATGTCTAGCGATATAAGTACCATAAAAGAATATTTTATTAAATTGAGCCTCCAACTTATTGCGATATTCTCTATTTTTTTACTTTTAGCTTTTATAGTTTCATACTATATTTCAAATGAAATAAAAAAAGAGACAGATAATATCTTACACTTTTTAATTAGCCTTACAAAAAAAAGAGAATCGATAAGCTTAAGTGTATTTCATACTAAAGAGTTTTTCACCATCAATAGATTATTAAATAAAGTTGCACTTAGGCTTCAAAAGAAAGAGAAAACAAAAGCTAAACATACAGCTAAATTAAAACTTGCAAATAAACAAAAAGATGAAATTATTAGTGCAATTTCCCATGAATTTAAAAACCCAATAGCAATTATTACAGGTTATGTTCAAACTTTACAAAATGATAAAGATTTACCTGAACAAATGAGAAATAAATTTTTATCTAAAATTGATTCAAATGCAAATAAGATGACTCAAATAATTGATAAATTAAGACTTGTTTTAAAACTTGAAGAAGGAAAAGAACATATAGAAAAAAGAAAAATACACTTAAAAGATGTTTGTACTACTTTATGCATTGATTTAAAAGATAAGTACCCAAATAGAACTATTGAAATAAAAGGTGATAATTATCTGCTTGAAGCTGATGAAACTCTGCTTTCTATGGCAATATCAAATTTAGTAGAAAATGCTTTAAAATACTCAGAAAATACAGTTACTATAGAAATTACTGATAAATATTTAAAAGTTATAGATTTGGGTATTGGAATATCTGAGATGGAACTACTAAAAATCACAGATAAGTTTTACAGAGTCTCACAAAATGGTTGGAATAACTCTTTAGGACTTGGATTATTTATAGTAAATTCTATTCTAGTTTTACATGATTTTAAACTTGAAATTCACTCAGTTTATGCTCAAGGTTCTGAATTTATAATTAAATATTAA
- a CDS encoding response regulator transcription factor, whose translation MNSSTLLIIEDEVDILELLEYTLQKEGYETIGFLNASDKVYEVLNEEEIDLILMDRNLPGIEGTSFISDIKNKGYNIPVIYVSAKDQDEDILEGFDKHADDYITKPFNLKELIARVKAVIKRTKKDIEIEKIKDITYKKSSKSFFINESKIDLTTLEHDLFLEFFKNKDILLSREYLLDTVWEDSLEKKLKTVNVAVKRLKSKIDPKNDKKYIKSVRGEGYMFC comes from the coding sequence ATGAATAGTAGTACACTTTTAATAATAGAAGATGAAGTTGATATTTTAGAACTTTTAGAATATACCCTACAAAAAGAGGGTTATGAGACAATTGGATTTTTAAATGCCTCAGATAAAGTATACGAAGTCTTAAATGAAGAAGAGATTGATTTAATACTTATGGATAGAAACTTACCAGGAATAGAAGGAACCTCTTTTATAAGTGACATAAAAAACAAGGGTTACAACATACCAGTAATCTATGTCAGCGCAAAAGACCAAGATGAAGATATTTTAGAAGGTTTTGATAAACATGCTGATGATTATATAACTAAACCTTTTAATCTAAAAGAGTTAATTGCTAGAGTTAAAGCTGTAATTAAAAGAACAAAAAAAGATATTGAAATAGAAAAAATAAAAGATATTACTTATAAAAAATCTAGTAAAAGTTTTTTTATAAATGAATCAAAAATAGATTTGACAACCTTAGAGCATGATCTGTTTTTAGAATTTTTTAAAAACAAAGATATTCTTTTAAGTAGAGAATATCTTTTAGATACAGTTTGGGAAGACTCTTTAGAAAAAAAATTAAAAACAGTAAATGTTGCAGTTAAAAGATTAAAAAGTAAAATTGACCCAAAAAATGATAAAAAATATATTAAATCTGTTCGTGGTGAAGGATATATGTTTTGTTAA
- a CDS encoding phosphate-starvation-inducible PsiE family protein, translated as MKRAIAKINRYFRSNYEVLIAMILFIAIIVSGLDFSKAIIYMLEFIVIMEVVKMISDFIKKEKLRLRFIIDLFIIFLIRDVIIQASHTTIDYVDIIFLLIVIFIFFIFRIMSIKYSPGIHKIDEKSE; from the coding sequence ATGAAAAGAGCTATTGCAAAAATAAACAGATACTTTAGAAGTAATTATGAAGTCTTAATAGCAATGATTTTATTCATTGCTATTATTGTTTCTGGATTAGATTTTTCCAAAGCAATTATCTACATGCTTGAATTTATCGTTATTATGGAAGTTGTTAAAATGATTTCTGATTTTATAAAAAAAGAGAAATTAAGACTTCGATTTATCATTGATTTATTTATTATTTTTCTAATTAGAGATGTTATAATTCAAGCTTCTCATACAACAATTGACTATGTTGATATAATATTTTTACTAATTGTCATATTTATATTTTTTATTTTTAGGATAATGTCAATAAAATACTCTCCAGGAATACATAAAATTGATGAAAAAAGTGAGTAA
- a CDS encoding phosphate signaling complex PhoU family protein: MLKVYETRREQIQNELLEIGDMVIESLNAALKALKDEDFKALKDAELSLKKLTISSNNIDNSIVTALALYQPEARDLRELVSYFKITNELVRAGGNTKGFIKIFRTSFSDDLNTKTILEYAIPLLKSTLLSLQTSMSIIKESTTNHIEEKYQRVVVEESKTDDLYSMIEKNILKLIAKNLDLSKEYFDILTSLRKLEKISDRSVSIAHLLLFAERGGEIERK; the protein is encoded by the coding sequence ATGTTAAAAGTTTATGAGACAAGAAGAGAACAAATTCAAAATGAATTGTTAGAAATAGGTGATATGGTAATTGAATCATTAAATGCAGCTTTAAAAGCACTAAAAGATGAGGATTTTAAAGCTTTGAAAGATGCAGAATTATCTTTAAAAAAGCTTACAATTAGTTCAAATAATATAGACAACTCAATTGTAACAGCACTTGCTTTATATCAACCAGAAGCAAGAGATTTAAGAGAGTTGGTATCTTACTTTAAAATTACAAATGAATTAGTAAGAGCTGGGGGAAATACAAAAGGTTTTATAAAAATATTTAGAACTTCTTTTAGTGATGATTTAAACACTAAAACAATCTTAGAATATGCAATTCCTTTATTAAAATCAACACTACTTTCTCTTCAAACATCAATGTCGATTATTAAAGAGTCTACTACAAATCATATTGAAGAAAAATACCAAAGAGTTGTTGTAGAAGAGAGTAAAACTGATGATTTATACTCAATGATAGAAAAAAATATATTAAAACTAATTGCTAAAAATTTAGATTTATCAAAAGAGTATTTCGATATTTTAACATCATTAAGAAAATTAGAAAAAATCTCTGACAGATCAGTTTCTATAGCACACTTATTGCTATTTGCTGAAAGAGGTGGAGAGATTGAAAGAAAATAG
- a CDS encoding GGDEF domain-containing protein, with protein MKIKWNSIVEKLDYAFQPIIHAHSGKIFAVEALLRNVEKIPNINYIHDIFDLAYEENYLYEFDLLLREKAIEKFSKISIENLQLYYNLDNRTIHAKNYTKGNTKKILKKYNLPKSVICFELSERGTIEDQNNLVEIIQNYNSSNYNIAIDDFGVGVSGLKLLYFSQANIIKIDRFFIENINEDAKKRLFCSSIINMAHIMGMKVVAEGVETLKEFYTCKNIGADFIQGYLVQKPTVDIDEIKPIYKDIVKYLLNEKRADDNAPIEQEFIQNIVPINIDSSLHSLFLYFKDYSHSSFVPIVDDYDNFIGVIYEVDIKQISYSQYGLALAQNKSYSTKISKYVKQVISIEASWGIDKALQIFNQDPNSSGIFITKANKYHGFIDLRSLLQLSHKRTIEIAENQNPLTRLPGNKQIERFIYDSLENKNSYKSHILYFDFDNFKPFNDTYGFRQGDRAILLFAELLQKKYPSDTFIAHIGGDDFFIGIKNSDIEDVYERTKEALDEFRWSVKNLYNETDKKNGHIKGKDRFGENRIFELLSCSCAIIEISNNSKKANFDYTLNVMKKYSKDLDRPISASF; from the coding sequence ATGAAAATAAAATGGAATTCAATTGTTGAAAAACTTGATTATGCTTTTCAACCTATTATACATGCCCACTCAGGTAAAATTTTTGCAGTTGAAGCACTACTTAGAAATGTAGAAAAGATACCTAATATAAACTATATTCATGATATTTTTGATTTAGCTTATGAAGAGAACTATTTATACGAGTTTGATTTACTTTTAAGAGAAAAAGCCATTGAAAAGTTTTCAAAAATAAGCATTGAGAATTTACAACTTTATTATAACCTTGATAATAGAACTATTCATGCAAAAAACTATACTAAAGGTAATACAAAAAAAATCCTAAAAAAATACAACTTGCCTAAGAGTGTAATTTGTTTTGAATTAAGTGAACGAGGTACAATAGAAGATCAAAATAACTTAGTTGAAATAATTCAAAATTACAACAGCAGTAATTATAATATTGCTATTGATGACTTTGGAGTAGGAGTTTCTGGGCTAAAACTATTATATTTTTCACAAGCAAATATAATAAAAATAGATAGATTTTTTATAGAAAATATCAATGAAGATGCAAAAAAAAGATTGTTTTGTTCATCAATTATAAATATGGCACATATTATGGGAATGAAAGTTGTAGCAGAAGGTGTTGAAACTCTAAAAGAGTTCTACACTTGTAAAAATATTGGGGCAGATTTTATCCAAGGGTATCTTGTACAAAAACCAACTGTAGATATAGATGAGATAAAACCAATATACAAAGATATAGTAAAATATCTCCTAAATGAAAAAAGAGCAGATGATAATGCCCCAATAGAGCAAGAATTTATTCAAAATATTGTTCCTATTAATATTGATTCATCTTTACACTCTTTATTTTTATATTTTAAAGATTATTCACATAGTAGTTTTGTTCCAATTGTAGATGATTATGATAACTTTATTGGAGTAATTTATGAAGTTGATATTAAACAAATCTCATATTCACAATATGGCTTAGCCTTAGCGCAAAATAAATCATACAGTACTAAAATAAGTAAATACGTTAAACAAGTTATTTCAATAGAAGCATCATGGGGAATTGATAAAGCCTTACAAATTTTTAACCAAGATCCAAACTCATCTGGTATATTTATTACAAAAGCAAATAAATATCATGGCTTTATTGATTTAAGATCTCTTTTACAACTTTCGCATAAAAGAACTATAGAGATTGCAGAAAATCAAAATCCACTAACAAGACTACCAGGTAATAAACAAATTGAACGATTTATTTATGATAGTTTGGAAAATAAAAATAGTTATAAATCACATATTTTATATTTCGATTTTGATAACTTCAAACCTTTTAATGATACCTATGGATTTAGACAAGGAGATAGAGCAATACTTTTATTTGCAGAACTTCTACAAAAAAAATACCCTAGTGATACCTTTATAGCACATATTGGAGGAGATGACTTTTTTATAGGCATAAAAAATAGTGATATTGAAGATGTATATGAAAGAACTAAAGAGGCATTAGATGAGTTTAGATGGTCTGTGAAAAACTTATATAATGAAACAGATAAAAAAAATGGACATATAAAAGGAAAAGATAGATTTGGAGAAAACAGAATATTTGAACTTTTGTCTTGTTCTTGTGCTATCATTGAAATCTCAAATAATTCAAAAAAAGCAAACTTTGACTACACTTTAAATGTAATGAAAAAATACTCAAAGGATCTAGATAGACCTATTAGTGCCTCATTTTAA
- the prfA gene encoding peptide chain release factor 1 gives MLQDKLQLFIDRYEEINGLLASPDISSDIKRMTTLSKEQSAIEPIVNKAKEYISVLNDIQDNKLLYDDPELGELAKEELKDLELRKPTIEEEIKVLMIPKDPNDNKNIFIELRAGAGGDEAGIFVGNLFRAYLRYAELKGWKVEIMNQSENEAGGYKEIVALFKGEQVYSRLKYESGTHRVQRVPATESQGRVHTSAITVAVMPEVDDVEVEIDPGDLKIDVMRASGNGGQSVNTTDSAVRITHIPSGLVVTNQDQKSQHKNKDKAMKVLKARLYDIQMQEKMDSEGASRKEQVGTGDRSGRIRTYNYPQGRISDHRINLTLYRLEAVMNDGVFDEIIDPLITDAQSKAIEANGL, from the coding sequence ATGTTACAAGATAAATTACAACTATTTATTGATAGATATGAGGAGATTAATGGATTATTAGCTTCTCCAGATATCTCTTCAGACATAAAAAGGATGACTACCCTTTCAAAAGAGCAGTCGGCAATTGAACCAATTGTAAATAAAGCTAAAGAATATATAAGTGTATTAAATGATATTCAAGATAACAAATTGTTATATGATGACCCAGAATTAGGTGAATTAGCAAAAGAAGAACTTAAAGATTTAGAGCTTAGAAAGCCTACTATTGAAGAAGAAATAAAAGTTCTTATGATACCTAAAGATCCTAATGATAATAAAAACATTTTTATAGAATTAAGAGCTGGTGCAGGTGGGGACGAAGCAGGAATATTTGTAGGAAACCTATTTAGAGCATACTTAAGATATGCGGAACTAAAAGGGTGGAAAGTTGAGATAATGAACCAAAGTGAGAATGAAGCAGGTGGTTATAAAGAAATCGTAGCTTTATTCAAAGGTGAACAGGTTTATTCAAGACTAAAATATGAAAGTGGAACACATAGAGTTCAAAGAGTTCCCGCAACAGAATCTCAAGGAAGAGTTCATACTTCAGCAATTACTGTGGCAGTTATGCCAGAAGTTGACGATGTAGAAGTTGAAATCGATCCAGGTGATTTAAAAATTGATGTTATGAGAGCTAGTGGAAATGGTGGACAATCTGTAAATACAACAGACTCTGCGGTTAGAATTACACATATTCCTTCAGGACTTGTGGTAACCAACCAAGACCAAAAATCTCAACATAAAAATAAAGATAAAGCAATGAAAGTCTTAAAAGCTAGACTTTATGACATTCAAATGCAAGAGAAAATGGACTCTGAAGGTGCCAGCAGAAAAGAACAAGTTGGAACAGGGGATAGAAGTGGAAGAATTAGAACTTATAATTATCCACAAGGCCGAATAAGTGACCATAGAATTAACCTAACATTATACAGACTTGAAGCAGTTATGAATGATGGAGTTTTTGATGAAATCATTGACCCATTAATAACAGATGCTCAATCAAAAGCAATTGAGGCTAATGGATTATAA
- the rpsT gene encoding 30S ribosomal protein S20, protein MANHKSSAKRAKQTLVKTERNRFYKTRIKNITKDVLSAVEANDKEKATVAMKTANKYMHHCIAKGILKKGTAARKVGRLQVKVNAL, encoded by the coding sequence ATGGCAAACCACAAATCTTCGGCTAAAAGAGCTAAACAAACGTTAGTAAAAACTGAGAGAAACAGATTTTACAAAACAAGAATTAAAAACATAACTAAAGATGTATTATCTGCAGTTGAGGCTAATGACAAAGAAAAAGCAACTGTTGCTATGAAAACTGCTAATAAATACATGCACCATTGTATCGCAAAAGGTATCCTTAAAAAAGGAACTGCTGCTAGAAAAGTTGGTAGATTACAAGTAAAAGTTAACGCACTTTAA